The Leptodactylus fuscus isolate aLepFus1 chromosome 3, aLepFus1.hap2, whole genome shotgun sequence genome has a segment encoding these proteins:
- the LOC142198492 gene encoding G-protein coupled receptor family C group 6 member A-like, which translates to MTGFLKSLGMIYAIEKINNLNFLPGLTLGYEIYDTCSNAGKALQETIRLTSEWEPPADHFSQQCNISARPSVKAVIGALYSEVSITIARHLSFKLIPQISYGSSAEILGDKHRFPSFLRTVPNEIYLTKALSILINKFHWNYVGIVSSDDDYGRSLVENLSVQLDLLDICTAFKDMIPADVGDQRVHQTIHSIIGRITGSSANVIILALKVSLVVEVLKEIVKHNISRTWIATDHWSDSQEVAKMIDIDNIGCVIGFSFKHGEIPGFRKYLHTLESRNHSENPFIKEYLQIQSRCLDAYKHRQCLQASNSCTISGSILEESYLNCSEDNIYLQSDDYLERSIEPDRAYSTYLAVQAIAEAIKNLLCSNGSCIHNTTFPPWQLLQEVKKVKFSDNNETVYFDGYGDFNTGFDLLSWHKINNSIEFIVAGVYDIDENDIILSSYDIIWNTPNNEIPESRCSKSCSPGKYKIHSNVKCCYNCSLCPEGYYSDAFDMTECRNCLPHQWSDKGSSYCKNKMVEYLDWVDPFAGVLLSFAAFGVLLVVIIGIVFLKYLSTPAVKAAGGIYTFIMNVSLLASYISSGFFIGQPSDLSCMIRQPLYGISFTVCVSCILVKALRIVLAFELGQRICYHVKLTYQPAIVIIILTSIQAGICIVWLALKPPSVQQIPFLSQYLIQQCHEGSTVAYGIMLAYIAFLAFVCFVLAYKERKLPDIYNEGRFITFSMLIYIFVWFAFIPLYVTTKGKYLPAVELLAILTSNYGIVCCHLLPTTYILFFKSKSNRRDVYLENLQTSPKISFSLPNFSVRSSQAKKCHNCLSSDDVSIYSSAGFRKRSISI; encoded by the exons ATGACAGGATTCCTCAAATCTCTTGGGATGATTTATGCAATTGAAAAAATTAACAACTTGAATTTTTTGCCTGGACTTACCCTTGGGTATGAAATTTATGACACATGCTCAAATGCTGGAAAAGCCCTTCAAGAAACCATAAGACTAACTAGTGAATGGGAACCACCAGCAGATCACTTTAGCCAACAATGCAATATAAGCGCGAGACCATCTGTAAAAGCTGTGATAGGGGCTCTTTACTCAGAAGTTTCCATTACCATTGCAAGACACCTGAGCTTTAAACTCATACCACAG ATCAGTTATGGTTCATCAGCAGAGATATTGGGTGATAAACATCGGTTTCCTTCTTTTCTGAGGACTGTTCCAAATGAAATATACCTGACCAAGGCTTTATCCATACTCATTAATAAATTTCATTGGAATTATGTGGGAATAGTTTCAAGTGATGATGACTATGGCCGCTCTTTGGTGGAGAATTTATCAGTGCAGTTAGACTTACTCGATATTTGTACAGCATTTAAGGACATGATACCTGCTGATGTTGGTGACCAAAGAGTCCATCAGACGATTCACAGCATCATTGGAAGAATAACAGGTTCTTCAGCAAATGTCATCATTTTGGCATTAAAAGTGTCACTGGTTGTGGAAGTACTTAAAGAAATTGTAAAACACAATATCTCCAGAACATGGATTGCAACTGACCATTGGTCAGACTCTCAAGAAGTTGCTAAAATGATAGACATTGACAATATTGGTTGTGTAATTGGTTTCTCTTTTAAACATGGAGAAATTCCAGGATTCAGAAAATATCTTCATACTTTAGAGTCAAGGAATCATTctgaaaacccttttattaaagaaTACTTACAAATCCAATCTAGATGCTTAGATGCATACAAGCACAGGCAGTGCTTACAGGCATCTAATAGCTGCACTATATCTGGATCCATTCTAGAAGAGTCTTATCTGAATTGTTCTGAAGACAATATCTATTTACAAAGTGATGACTACCTTGAAAGAAGCATTGAGCCTGATAGAGCTTACAGTACATATTTAGCAGTTCAAGCCATAGCAGAAGCTATAAAAAATCTGTTGTGTTCTAATGGCAGCTGCATACACAACACAACATTTCCTCCATGGCAG ctgctCCAGGAGGTAAAGAAAGTCAAGTTTTCTGATAACAATGAAACTGTTTATTTTGATGGATATGGAGATTTCAATACTGGATTTGATTTATTATCTTGGCATAAAATCAATAATTCAATAGAATTTATTGTTGCTGGGGTGTATGATATTGATGAAAATGACATCATACTTAGCAGCTATGATATTATTTGGAACACACCTAATAATGAG ATTCCAGAGTCAAGATGTTCAAAGTCTTGCAGCCCAGGAAAATATAAAATTCATTCCAATGTGAAATGCTGCTATAACTGCAGTCTATGCCCAGAGGGTTACTACTCTGATGCTTTTG ATATGACTGAATGCAGAAATTGTCTTCCTCATCAATGGTCcgataaaggaagttcttattgtaaaaataaaatggtTGAGTACTTGGACTGGGTTGATCCCTTTGCTGGTGTACTATTGAGCTTTGCCGCATTTGGTGTCCTGTTGGTTGTTATCATTGGGATAGTATTTTTGAAATATTTGTCCACTCCGGCAGTGAAGGCAGCGGGAGGTATCTATACTTTTATCATGAACGTTTCATTATTAGCCAGTTACATCAGTAGTGGATTTTTTATTGGCCAGCCATCAGACTTGTCCTGTATGATTCGGCAGCCACTTTATGGAATCAGTTTTACTGTATGTGTCTCATGCATTCTAGTCAAAGCTCTTCGGATTGTGTTGGCATTTGAGCTTGGTCAACGCATTTGTTACCATGTAAAACTGACTTACCAACCagccattgttattataatactgACAAGTATACAAGCTGGGATATGCATCGTATGGCTTGCTTTAAAGCCCCCTTCAGTTCAACAAATTCCTTTTCTTTCACAATATCTTATTCAACAGTGCCATGAAGGATCGACAGTGGCATACGGTATAATGTTGGCATATATCGCTTTCCTTGCCTTTGTTTGCTTTGTTTTAGCATACAAAGAGAGGAAACTGCCTGACATATACAATGAAGGTAGATTTATTACATTCAGCATGctcatatatatttttgtatggtTCGCTTTCATACCACTTTATGTCACTACTAAAGGGAAATATCTCCCTGCAGTAGAGTTATTGGCAATATTGACCTCTAACTATGGCATTGTTTGCTGTCACCTTTTACCAACAACGTATATACTGTTTTTCAAGAGTAAGAGTAATAGAAGAGATGTATACCTGGAGAATTTACAGACCAGCCCCAAAATAAGTTTTTCTCTCCCAAATTTTAGTGTTCGTAGTTCTCAGGCAAAAAAATGTCACAATTGTTTGTCTTCAGATGACGTCAGTATTTACTCTTCTGCAGGTTTTCGGAAGCGAAGTATAAGTATATAG